A genome region from Panthera leo isolate Ple1 chromosome A2, P.leo_Ple1_pat1.1, whole genome shotgun sequence includes the following:
- the GPX4 gene encoding phospholipid hydroperoxide glutathione peroxidase isoform X2, with translation MNLSRLCRLLKPALLCGALAAPGLAGTMCASRDDWRCAQSMHEFSAKDIDGHMVNLDKYRGFVCIVTNVASQUGKTEVNYTQLVDLHARYAECGLRILAFPCNQFGRQEPGSNAEIKEFAAGYNVKFDMFSKICVNGDDAHPLWKWMKVQPKGRGILGNAIKWNFTKFLIDKNGCVVKRYGPMEEPLVIEKDLPCYL, from the exons ATGAACCTCAGCCGCCTGTGCCGCCTGCTGAAGCCGGCGCTGCTGTGCGGAGCCCTGGCCGCACCCGGCCTGGCCGGCACCATG TGTGCCTCCCGAGACGACTGGCGCTGTGCTCAGTCCATGCACGAGTTCTCAGCCAAGGACATCGATGGACACATGGTTAACCTGGACAAGTACCG GGGCTTCGTGTGCATAGTCACCAACGTGGCCTCGCAATGAGGCAAAACGGAGGTAAACTATACTCAGCTTGTCGACCTGCACGCCAGATACGCTGAGTGTGGTTTACGGATCCTGGCCTTCCCTTGCAACCAGTTCGGGAGGCAG GAACCAGGGAGTAACGCGGAGATCAAGGAGTTCGCTGCTGGCTATAATGTCAAGTTCGATATGTTCAGCAAGATCTGTGTGAACGGGGATGATGCCCACCCGCTGTGGAAGTGGATGAAAGTCCAGCCCAAGGGGAGGGGCATCTTGGGAAA TGCCATCAAATGGAACTTCACCAAG TTCCTCATTGACAAGAATGGCTGCGTGGTGAAGCGGTACGGTCCCATGGAAGAGCCCCTG GTGATCGAGAAGGACTTGCCCTGCTACCTCTAG
- the GPX4 gene encoding phospholipid hydroperoxide glutathione peroxidase isoform X1, whose translation MGRTAAGSPGRRGQRRRLPGRRRRRVPPRRKAGACGRKRARPRRKEPRLERAGQAALATCDSGCSADSRDPCASRDDWRCAQSMHEFSAKDIDGHMVNLDKYRGFVCIVTNVASQUGKTEVNYTQLVDLHARYAECGLRILAFPCNQFGRQEPGSNAEIKEFAAGYNVKFDMFSKICVNGDDAHPLWKWMKVQPKGRGILGNAIKWNFTKFLIDKNGCVVKRYGPMEEPLVIEKDLPCYL comes from the exons ATGGGCCGCACAGCCGCCGGCTCCCCGGGTCGCCGCGGGCAGCGGCGCCGGTTGCCGGGCAGGCGGCGGCGCCGAGTCCCCCCGCGGCGGAAGGCTGGGGCTTGCGGGCGCAAGAGGGCGCGCCCCCGACGGAAGGAGCCGCGTCTAGAGAGAGCGGGGCAGGCGGCGCTCGCGACCTGTGATAGCGGCTGTAGCGCCGATTCCCGGGATCCG TGTGCCTCCCGAGACGACTGGCGCTGTGCTCAGTCCATGCACGAGTTCTCAGCCAAGGACATCGATGGACACATGGTTAACCTGGACAAGTACCG GGGCTTCGTGTGCATAGTCACCAACGTGGCCTCGCAATGAGGCAAAACGGAGGTAAACTATACTCAGCTTGTCGACCTGCACGCCAGATACGCTGAGTGTGGTTTACGGATCCTGGCCTTCCCTTGCAACCAGTTCGGGAGGCAG GAACCAGGGAGTAACGCGGAGATCAAGGAGTTCGCTGCTGGCTATAATGTCAAGTTCGATATGTTCAGCAAGATCTGTGTGAACGGGGATGATGCCCACCCGCTGTGGAAGTGGATGAAAGTCCAGCCCAAGGGGAGGGGCATCTTGGGAAA TGCCATCAAATGGAACTTCACCAAG TTCCTCATTGACAAGAATGGCTGCGTGGTGAAGCGGTACGGTCCCATGGAAGAGCCCCTG GTGATCGAGAAGGACTTGCCCTGCTACCTCTAG
- the SBNO2 gene encoding LOW QUALITY PROTEIN: protein strawberry notch homolog 2 (The sequence of the model RefSeq protein was modified relative to this genomic sequence to represent the inferred CDS: inserted 1 base in 1 codon), which produces MLAVGPAMDGEFPQHEPPPAGGILYSPPPLQTPLCGSGVQNTMLHYPWWSPFSPTPYPAFSSESHQFMNSTSFIVSQPCADTSCGPSAATPSFLPKTGDFPQGHPCPSVWCRDLGDGYSKDSTYLDELSNASIFSSSVDSLSDIADTPDFLPADSLSQVPTIWDVSTGPSAQDKLLLPRGPWTGVEDPVSSLSSTPLLVSYQSQSQPEEEEEAEEEEGDELGHAETYADYVPSKSKIGKQHPDRVVETSTLSSVPPPDITYTLALPASDSGALSALQLEAITYACQQHEVLLPSGQRAGFLIGDGAGVGKGRTVAGIILENFLRGRKKSLWFSVSNDLKYDAERDLRDIDAPGIAVHALSKIKYGDNTTSEGVLFATYSALIGESQAGGQHRTRIRQILEWCGEAFDGVIVFDECHKAKNASSTKMGKAVLDLQNKLPLARVVYASATGASEPRNMIYMSRLGIWGDGTPFRTFEEFLHAIEKRGVGAMEIVAMDMKVSGMYIARQLSFSGVTFRIEEIPLAPAFERVYNRAALLWAEALGVFQQAADWIGLESRKSLWGQFWSAHQRFFKYLCVAAKVHRLVELAREELARDKCVVIGLQSTGEARTREVLDQKDGQLDCFVSAAEGVFLSLIQKHFPSTKRKRERGVGSKRKRRPRGRGAKAPRLVCEVAGVIRISDDSSTESDAGLDSDFHSSPESVLDDDVVILDAIGLPADDRGPLCPLQRDPHGPGVLERVERLRQDLLAKVRALGRELPVNTLDELIDQLGGPEHVAEMTGRKGRVVSRPDGTVAFESRAEQGLSIDHVNLREKERFMSGEKLVAIISEASSSGISLQADRRVQNQRRRVHMTLELPWSADRAIQQFGRTHRSNQVSAPEYVFLISELAGERRFASIVAKRLESLGALTHGDRRATESRDLSKYNFENKYGARALSCVLTTILSQTENKVPLPQGYPGGDAAFFRDMKQGLLSVGIGGRESRSGCLDVEKDCSITKFLNRILGLEVHKQNALFQYFSDTFDHLIDVDKKEGKYDMGILDLAPGVDEIYEESQQVFLAPGHPQDGXVVFYKISVDRGLKWDEAYAKSLELTGPHDGFYLSYKVRDNKPSCLLAEQNRGKHFTVYKPNVGRQSQLETFDSLCRKFHWVTAEEAREHWENSYAFSLTHCSHTAWNRHCRLVQEGKDCVQGLRLRHHYMLCGALLRVWGRIAAVMADVTSSSYLQIVRLKTKDQKKQVGIKIPEGCVRRVLQELQLMDDDVKRKHARGRGLPALPPPPPPPALRPLELPCGPGEVLDLTYSPPAQAFPQPPPFAFPPPDPVPAPGGLPLGAPDSAADAAAAALAHQRRDINFKEVLEDMLRSLNAGPGAGAAGAPAGSGGPERQSVIQFGPPFPSS; this is translated from the exons AACACCATGCTGCACTACCCGTGGTGGAGCCCCTTCTCGCCCACGCCGTACCCAGCCTTCTCCAGCGAAAGCCA CCAGTTCATGAACTCCACCTCCTTCATCGTCAGCCAGCCCTGCGCGGACACCAGCTGCGGACCTTCCGCCGCCACCCCCAGCTTCCTGCCAAAGACAGGCGACTTTCCTCAG GGCCACCCTTGCCCATCAGTCTGGTGCCGAGATTTGGGGGACGGATACTCAAAG GACTCCACGTACCTCGACGAGCTCTCCAACGCCTCCATCTTCTCCTCGTCCGTGGACTCCCTCTCAGACATCGCGGACACACCTGACTTCCTGCCGGCTGACAGCCTCAGCCAGGTGCCCACCATCTGGGATGTGAGCACTGGCCCCTCCGCCCAGGACAAG CTGCTCCTGCCCCGCGGGCCGTGGACGGGCGTCGAGGACCCCGTGTCCTCTCTCTCCAGCACCCCGCTCCTCGTCAGCTACCAG TCTCAAAGTCagcctgaggaggaggaggaggcagaggaggaggagggggacgagCTGGGCCACGCAGAGACCTACGCCGACTACGTGCCCTCCAAAT CCAAGATCGGGAAGCAGCACCCTGACCGCGTGGTGGAGACTAGCACGCTGTCCAGTGTCCCACCGCCAGACATCACCTACACCCTTGCCCTGCCCGCCTCGGACAGCGGGGCCCTGTCTGCCCTGCAGCTGGAGGCCATCACCTACGCCTGCCAG CAACACGAGGTCCTGCTCCCCAGCGGACAGCGGGCCGGCTTCCTCATTGGCGACGGTGCGGGCGTCGGCAAGGGGCGCACGGTGGCTGGCATCATCCTGGAGAATTTCCTGCGGGGCCGGAAGAAGTCACTGTG GTTCAGCGTCTCCAACGATCTCAAGTATGACGCGGAGCGCGACCTTCGGGACATCGACGCCCCCGGCATCGCGGTGCACGCGCTGAGCAAG ATCAAGTACGGCGACAACACTACCTCAGAGGGCGTCCTCTTTGCCACCTACTCCGCCCTGATCGGGGAGAGCCAGGCCGGCGGGCAGCACCGCACGCGCATCCGCCAGATCTTGGAGTGGTGCGGGGAGGCCTTCGACGGAGTC ATCGTGTTTGACGAGTGTCACAAAGCCAAGAATGCCAGCTCCACGAAGATGGGCAAGGCTGTCCTGGATCTGCAGAACAAGCTGCCCCTGGCCAGGGTGGTCTACGCCAGCGCcacag gtgcctctgagccCCGGAACATGATCTACATGAGCCGCCTGGGCATCTGGGGGGACGGCACGCCCTTCCGAACCTTCGAGGAGTTTCTGCATGCCATCGAGAAGAG GGGCGTGGGCGCCATGGAGATCGTGGCCATGGACATGAAAGTCAGCGGCATGTACATCGCACGCCAGCTCAGCTTCTCCGGCGTCACCTTCCGCATCGAGGAGATCCCGCTGGCCCCAGCCTTCGAGCGCGTCTACAACCGCGCGGCCCTGCTG TGGGCCGAGGCCCTGGGCGTGTTCCAGCAGGCCGCCGACTGGATCGGCCTGGAGTCCCGCAAGTCCCTGTGGGGCCAGTTCTGGTCGGCCCACCAGCGCTTCTTCAAGTATCTCTGTGTGGCCGCCAAAGTGCACCGGCTGGTGGAGCTGGCCCGGGAGGAGCTGGCCCGGGACAAG tGTGTGGTCATCGGGCTGCAGTCCACGGGTGAGGCTCGGACCCGGGAGGTGCTGGACCAGAAGGACGGGCAGCTCGATTGCTTTGTCTCCGCCGCTGA GGGTGTCTTTTTGTCACTAATTCAGAAGCACTTTCCTTCAACCaaaagaaagcgagagagaggAGTTGGCAGTAAGAGAAAAC GGCGGCCACGGGGCCGTGGGGCCAAGGCGCCCAGGCTGGTGTGCGAGGTGGCAGGCGTCATCCGGATCAGTGACGACAGCAGCACCGAGTCAGATGCCGGCCTGGACAGCGACTTCCACTCCTCCCCTGAGTCCGTGCTGGATGACGACGTAGTCATTCTGGACGCCATCGGGCTGCCGGCCGATGACCGCG GGCCCCTGTGCCCCCTGCAGCGAGACCCACACGGCCCTGGTGTCCTGGAGCGTGTGGAGCGGCTAAGGCAGGACCTCCTGGCCAAGGTGCGGGCGCTGGGCCGGGAGCTGCCCGTCAACACTCTGGACGAGCTCATCGACCAGCTTGGGGGCCCCGAGCACGTGGCTGAG atGACTGGCAGGAAGGGCCGTGTGGTGTCCAGGCCCGACGGGACAGTGGCCTTTGAGTCTCGGGCAGAGCAAGGCCTCTCCATCGACCACGTGAACCTCAGGGAGAAGGAGCGCTTCATGagtggggagaag CTCGTGGCCATCATCTCCGAGGCCTCCAGCTCTGGCATCTCCCTCCAAGCGGACCGCCGCGTCCAGAACCAGCGACGCCGGGTCCACATGACACTGGAGCTGCCCTGGAGCGCGGACCGGGCCATCCAGCAGTTCG GCCGGACCCACAGGTCCAACCAGGTCTCTGCCCCCGAGTACGTCTTCCTCATCTCCGAGCTGGCCGGGGAGCGAAGGTTCGCCTCCATCGTTGCCAAGCGGCTGGAGAGCCTG GGGGCTCTGACCCATGGGGACCGCCGCGCCACTGAGTCCCGTGACCTGAGCAAGTACAACTTTGAGAACAAG TACGGCGCCCGGGCCCTCAGCTGTGTCCTCACCACCATCCTGAGCCAGACTGAGAACAAGGTGCCGCTGCCCCAGGGCTACCCCGGAGGAGACGCCGCCTTTTTCCGGG ATATGAAGCAGGGCCTGCTGTCGGTTGGCATTGGTGGGCGTGAGTCCCGCTCTGGCTGTCTGGATGTGGAGAAGG actgCTCCATCACCAAGTTCCTGAACCGCATCCTGGGGCTAGAGGTGCACAAGCAGAACGCGCTGTTCCAGTATTTCTCCGACACCTTCGACCACCTCATCGATGTGGACAAGAAGGAGGGCAAATACGACATGGGCATCCTGG ACCTGGCTCCAGGCGTTGATGAGATCTATGAGGAGAGCCAGCAGGTGTTCCTTGCCCCTGGGCACCCACAGGATG AGGTGGTCTTCTATAAG ATCAGCGTGGACCGCGGCCTGAAATGGGACGAGGCTTACGCCAAGTCCCTGGAGCTGACGGGCCCCCACGACGGCTTCTACCTCTCCTACAAG GTCCGGGACAACAAGCCCAGCTGCCTCCTGGCGGAGCAGAACCGCGGCAAGCACTTCACGGTGTACAAGCCTAACGTGGGCCGGCAGAGCCAGCTGGAGACCTTCGACAGCCTGTGCCGGAAGTTCCACTGG GTGACAGCGGAGGAGGCCAGGGAGCACTGGGAGAACAGCTACGCCTTCTCGCTGACGCACTGCAGCCACACCGCATG GAACCGGCACTGCCGGCTGGTGCAGGAGGGCAAGGACTGCGTGCAGGGCCTGCGGCTGCGGCACCACTACATGCTGTGCGGGGCCCTGCTGCGCGTGTGGGGCCGCATCGCCGCCGTCATGGCCGACGTCACCAGCAGCAGCTACCTGCAGATCGTGCGCCTCAAGACCAAGGACCAGAAGAAGCAAGTCG gcATCAAGATCCCCGAGGGCTGCGTGCGCCGCGTGCTGCAGGAGCTACAGCTCATGGACGACGACGTCAAGCGCAAGCACGCGCGGGGCCGGGGCCTCCCcgcgctgccgccgccgccgccgccgcccgccctgCGCCCACTCGAGCTGCCTTGCGGCCCCGGCGAGGTCCTGGACCTCACCTACAGCCCGCCGGCCCAGGCCTTCCCGCAGCCCCCGCCCTTTGCCTTCCCGCCCCCGGACCCCGTGCCCGCCCCCGGCGGCCTGCCCCTGGGCGCCCCGGACTCCGCAGCCGACGCCGCCGCCGCGGCCTTGGCACACCAGCGCCGTGACATCAACTTCAAGGAGGTGCTGGAGGACATGCTGCGCTCCCTCAACGCCGGGCCCGGCGCCGGGGCAGCCGGAGCGCCCGCAGGGAGCGGGGGGCCCGAGCGGCAGAGCGTCATCCAGTTCGGCCCCCCCTTTCCCAGCTCGTAG